One Mya arenaria isolate MELC-2E11 chromosome 5, ASM2691426v1 genomic window carries:
- the LOC128233590 gene encoding uncharacterized protein LOC128233590, producing MEEGSDPILNMPEYIHDENTTVSCEVSNARPPASIEILVDNQAISEAVQNDILDETSKTFASKALILKIDKQWNGKKICCRRYSIINGNIKATCKTLDIKLQTQPFNISLYNVQNGTQYFDSTTGETVILKGSSMNDAHANGLFDKITRSFKFLLKPILIGTGAFVVLCIFVASARTLVRWHKGRNRTRDPDNTNGSQKNNFNPFYFTTVTLSAIESPPSLDTNEYVEMPATSMAMNASHDLADDHVGMGTREDSMMARKPITAIESAHGESSLNYADLDIDHLQQSSVGPIPGPRPTIGKEAPLYEDITFSNTKPVGLH from the exons ATGG AGGAAGGTTCGGATCCTATTTTGAACATGCCAGAATACATCCACGATGAAAATACGACAGTCAGTTGCGAAGTGTCTAATGCACGACCACCAGCGTCGATTGAAATATTGGTAGACAACCAAGCAATCAGTGAAGCTGTTCAAAACGATATATTGGACGAAACGTCAAAAACATTCGCTAGTAAAGCTTTGATACTGAAGATAGACAAACAGTGGAATGGAAAGAAAATATGTTGCCGTCGATATTCTATAATTAACGGAAATATTAAAGCCACCTGTAAAACGTTAGACATAAAGT TGCAAACTCAACCCTTTAACATTTCCCTCTATAATGTACAGAATGGTACACAGTATTTTGATTCAACAACGGGAGAAACCGTTATTCTGAAAGGTAGTTCGATGAATGACGCACATGCAAATGGTCTAT TCGACAAGATTACACGGTCCTTTAAGTTTCTGTTGAAGCCAATTTTGATAGGAACTGGGGCCTTTGTTGTCCTCTGTATTTTCGTTGCGTCAGCAA GAACACTGGTACGGTGGCATAAAGGTAGAAACAGAACCAG GGATCCGGACAATACAAACG GTAGCCAGAAGAACAACTTCAAcccattttattttacaacagtCACATTATCAGCGATCGAATCACCCCCCTCTCTTGATACAAATGAGTATGTTGAAATGCCTGCTACATCAATGGCTATGAATGCATCTCACGATTTGGCAGACGATCATGTCGGAATGGGGACACGGGAAGACTCCATGATGGCCCGGAAGCCAATCACAGCTATTGAG TCAGCGCATGGGGAAAGCAGTCTGAATTACGCGGATCTGGATATTGACCATCTACAACAATCAAGTGTTGGTCCGATACCTGGCCCACGACCAACTATAGGCAAAGAAGCACCGTTGTATGAAGATATTACCTTTTCTAACACAAAACCTGTGGGGCTTCATTAA